One Methylophaga marina DNA window includes the following coding sequences:
- a CDS encoding DUF3240 family protein: MTCLLALIVKPTLEAALSDWLLLHPSIDGFTTQQASGHGTGHPMSITEQVAGQRQQLIYWLELDSAIASTIIDELAANFSGSGIHYWQLPLSASGLIR, translated from the coding sequence ATGACATGTTTATTGGCACTGATTGTGAAGCCGACATTAGAAGCAGCATTAAGTGACTGGTTGTTATTACATCCATCCATTGATGGATTTACTACACAACAAGCGTCTGGGCATGGTACTGGACACCCTATGAGTATTACCGAGCAGGTGGCAGGGCAACGGCAACAATTGATTTACTGGTTAGAGCTGGATTCTGCGATAGCTAGTACTATAATTGATGAGTTGGCAGCGAATTTTTCAGGATCAGGAATTCATTACTGGCAATTACCGTTATCAGCAAGTGGGCTTATTCGCTAA